A single genomic interval of Rosistilla ulvae harbors:
- a CDS encoding fatty acid desaturase family protein: MSTSSIPRQDVLDANSTGNKTEGASFKFSEGHRLIRDLGRPKPILYWLDFLPCILIAHTLFMTMRYMHEILPEDPSRAYLVQAILFPVCVILYMRCAMFIHELAHFGDKLPYFRPVWNSLCGVPFLIPSFVYLPHLDHHRRKSYGTHEDGEYFPLTHMSRWYLVAFLLHNLLIPILAYLRFLVVSPICWVYPPARRWVHRHASTIVVDPFYERRDGSPELMRLVVRQEAFCFVWLLWFTFGDWIMTGQLVSPMWFWGYLTGVAVLTLNAVRTLGAHRWTGDGRVMSFEEQLLDTVNYPHRPWITELWGPIGTRYHALHHLFPSLPYHDAPEAHRRLMEGLPANSPYRETIRTSLLGEICELWRRAGGRSSSSKTVAT, from the coding sequence GCCAATTCGACGGGGAACAAAACGGAGGGGGCAAGCTTCAAGTTCTCCGAAGGGCATCGTTTAATACGCGATCTGGGACGGCCCAAGCCGATTCTTTATTGGCTTGATTTTTTGCCCTGTATCTTAATTGCCCACACGTTATTTATGACGATGCGGTATATGCACGAGATCCTGCCGGAGGATCCGAGTCGTGCCTATTTGGTCCAGGCGATTCTGTTCCCGGTTTGTGTCATTTTGTATATGCGTTGCGCCATGTTCATCCACGAACTGGCGCACTTCGGAGACAAACTGCCCTACTTCCGTCCGGTGTGGAACTCTCTTTGTGGCGTGCCGTTTCTGATCCCATCGTTTGTCTATCTGCCACATTTGGATCACCATCGACGCAAGAGCTACGGAACCCACGAGGATGGTGAGTATTTTCCGTTAACCCACATGTCGCGGTGGTATCTGGTCGCATTTCTACTCCACAATCTGTTGATACCAATCCTTGCCTATCTCCGCTTTCTCGTGGTCAGTCCAATCTGTTGGGTCTATCCGCCCGCTAGGCGTTGGGTCCATCGGCATGCTTCGACGATCGTCGTCGATCCTTTTTATGAGCGTCGCGACGGGTCGCCCGAATTGATGCGGTTGGTCGTTCGCCAGGAGGCATTTTGTTTCGTCTGGTTGCTTTGGTTCACGTTTGGCGATTGGATCATGACCGGACAACTGGTCAGCCCCATGTGGTTCTGGGGCTATCTGACGGGCGTCGCGGTGTTGACGCTCAACGCGGTCCGCACGCTGGGAGCGCATCGCTGGACGGGAGATGGCCGGGTGATGAGCTTTGAAGAACAGCTGCTCGACACGGTGAATTATCCCCATCGCCCTTGGATTACCGAATTGTGGGGGCCCATCGGAACAAGATACCACGCCTTGCATCATCTCTTCCCTAGCTTGCCTTATCACGATGCACCCGAAGCGCACCGGCGATTGATGGAAGGATTGCCCGCCAATTCTCCGTATCGAGAGACGATTCGAACCAGTTTGTTGGGCGAGATCTGTGAATTGTGGCGTAGAGCGGGAGGACGCTCGTCGTCCAGCAAAACGGTCGCCACCTGA